From a single Pseudomonadota bacterium genomic region:
- the murG gene encoding undecaprenyldiphospho-muramoylpentapeptide beta-N-acetylglucosaminyltransferase, producing the protein MSVARPVKTILFAGGGTGGHLFPGIALAEEFLAREPNTRIIFAGTRRGIEARILPELGYPLVFLDVQGFVGVGRRRSLQAALSFPKAVIQALILLVRYRPALIVGLGGYASAPVLLAAMVGGLPWVIQEQNVFPGLVNRLLAPFAAAVFTAYDRARDHLRSRRIHNYGNPLRSGLRGAGGGAESGPPAMDNQEQKETFALLVVGGSQGASIFNRLLPAVFARLAARYPRLWIVHQSGQAQLAAVAQAYAAWPDRARAVAFIEDMEKQYAAADLVICRAGALTLAELVELGKPSLLVPFPQAAHDHQSFNAGVLVEAGAAWVRPEVELDEENLAADIESLIKSPQRLMAMSRAALQLRQPGAAARIVDHCRNLM; encoded by the coding sequence ATGTCAGTCGCCAGACCCGTTAAAACCATTCTGTTTGCCGGTGGCGGCACCGGTGGTCATCTTTTTCCGGGTATTGCCCTGGCGGAGGAGTTTCTTGCTCGGGAGCCGAATACCAGAATTATTTTTGCCGGAACCCGGCGCGGGATTGAGGCCAGGATCCTGCCTGAACTCGGTTATCCTCTGGTTTTTCTGGATGTTCAGGGCTTTGTCGGGGTCGGACGGCGGCGCAGCCTGCAGGCGGCGTTGAGTTTTCCTAAAGCCGTGATTCAGGCCTTGATCCTGCTGGTTCGCTACCGGCCCGCCCTGATCGTCGGTCTAGGGGGCTATGCCAGCGCCCCGGTGCTTCTGGCGGCGATGGTTGGCGGGTTGCCCTGGGTTATTCAGGAACAGAATGTTTTCCCCGGCCTGGTTAATCGTCTCCTGGCGCCTTTTGCCGCGGCGGTATTCACGGCGTATGACCGGGCCCGGGACCATCTTCGCAGCCGCAGAATCCATAATTACGGCAATCCCCTGCGTTCCGGTCTGCGAGGCGCTGGGGGGGGCGCGGAATCCGGACCGCCGGCGATGGACAATCAGGAGCAAAAAGAAACCTTTGCTCTGCTGGTGGTCGGCGGTAGTCAGGGGGCTTCGATTTTTAACCGTCTGCTGCCGGCTGTTTTTGCTCGGCTGGCGGCGCGTTATCCCCGGTTATGGATTGTTCATCAGAGTGGTCAGGCGCAACTTGCCGCAGTTGCACAAGCTTACGCAGCTTGGCCCGACCGGGCTCGGGCCGTGGCCTTTATCGAAGACATGGAGAAGCAATACGCGGCGGCCGATCTGGTGATCTGTCGGGCTGGAGCCCTGACCCTGGCGGAACTGGTTGAACTTGGTAAGCCATCCTTGCTGGTGCCCTTTCCGCAGGCCGCGCATGATCACCAGAGCTTTAATGCCGGGGTTCTGGTCGAGGCCGGGGCGGCCTGGGTACGGCCGGAGGTGGAACTTGATGAAGAAAATCTGGCGGCTGATATTGAATCCCTGATCAAATCGCCGCAGCGTCTGATGGCGAT